In the genome of Helicovermis profundi, the window TTGGAGTGGGATTAATATTTATACTTATTGCAATTTCCACGTTTATTATTAATAATACGATCAAGTTAGCTCTTAATTCGAGAAAAACAGAAATTAGTATTATGAAATACGTAGGTGCTACTAGTTGGTTTGTTAAGTGGCCATTTTTACTTGAAGGAACATTTTTAGGTATTATGGGTGCTCTTGTTTCAACTGGTATAATATATTTTATTTACAAATATACTTTTGTTTTATTTACTAGTCATTTTTACGTTTTGATTGCAGCATATATTGTTAATGTCGATATCGTTATTAAAAATTTATTGATTATTTTTGTAATTATTGGTGCGGGTATTGGAGCACTTGGAAGCATATGGTCTATGAAAAAATACTTAGAAGTTTAGGAGGCTCATATGAAAAAAAGTAGACAATTTATACTAGTGATTTTGATGCTTTCTATGGTTTTTATGTATTCAAGTTTTGTATTTGCAAATGCAGATAGTGATATTGAACTTAAACAAAGTGAGCTTAAAAATATTAATAACAAGCTTAAGGAAATTGAAAAATCTAAGACGAAACTTAAAAAAAACAAGAATGAAATACTTAATAAAATTAATGGTATAGAAGATAATGTAAAAAACCTTGAAGGTGAACTTAATTTAATAAATAATAATGTTGAAAAATTAACTGTTGGTATCGCAGATACAGAAAATATTCTTAAAGATGCCACTGTAAAGTTAGAAGATAAAAAAACTCTTGTAAATGATAGACTTAGAATTATGTATAAATCAGGTTCAGTAGGCTATATGGAAGTATTACTTGGTGCTGAGAGTTTTTCTGATTTACTTACAAGAATGGATATGATACAAAAGATTTATGAACATGATAAAAATATGATTTCATATATGAAAGAACAAAAAAATTTAATAATTGAAAAAAAGAATAAATTATCTGATGAAAAAATTAAATATCAGGAGTTAATTAATGATAGAGAGACTAAAAAAATTCAACTTAGCACAAGCTTGAAAAAATTAAATTCTACTCAGATTAAATTAAAAAAAGATTATTCGGCTTTAGAGGAACAAGAAGATAATTTACTTAAAGATGCAAATGAAGTAACAAATATTATAAAAAAATTAAAATTAGCTAAAAATTATGTTGGTGGCAAAATGGCGTGGCCTACGCCAGGATATACGAGAATAACTTCACCTTTTGGCTATAGAATTCATCCAATAACTCATAAGAAAAAGCTTCATACAGGAATAGATATTGCAATTCCCTATGGTGAAAAAATATATGCAGCTCAAAGTGGTACAATTATTTATGCTGGATGGTTTGGAGGCTATGGAAAAGCAGTTATGATTGATCATGGTGGTGGATATGTTACTTTGTATGGACATAATTCGAAATTACTAGTTAAAGTTGGACAAAAAGTAAAAAGAGGAGAGGCGATATCGAAGTGCGGTACGACTGGTGCTTCAACGGGTCCTCATTTACATTTTGAAGTTAGAGAAAATGGAAAATATGTAAATCCTTTAAAATGGGTAGTGCCGTATTAAATAAGTAGCTACATTAAAAAAATAGTAATATACTAAATAAAAGGAATGATAAAAATGATGAAGAAAAGAAACGCAGCGCTAATCGTAGTACTTTCAATAATACTGTCTGCCATAGTAACATTCACTTTTAGTAATGTCGTACAAATAAAAATGGATGATAAAGTTGTGCTTACAAAAGATGATTATAACTACTTAATATCACTTAAAAATAGATATTCAAAAATTGAAAAATTAAAGGCTTATATTGATAAAAATTATTATATCCCTGTTGATGATAGTGTTTTTCAAGATGCAATGATTAAAGGTATGTTTTCTTCTTTAAATGACCCATATTCGGTATACTTTGATAAAAAAGCTTTTAAAGATTTTAATGAGCAAACGTCTGGTAAATATGCAGGAATTGGTATAATTGTATCTATTAATGATGATGGTTTAATTGAAATTATCTCACCAATTGAAGATACTCCAGGTGAAAAAGCTGGATTACTTCCAGGGGACAAAATTATTAAAGTAAATGGAGTGGTTGTTGGAAAAGATAACTATGCAAAAGCTATTGATATTATGAAAGGTGAACCTAATACTGATGTTACAATTACGGTATCAAGAGAAGGCCAAGATCCTTTTGATTTAGTTATAACTAGAGAAATAATTACTGTTAAAGCCGTTAAATCTAAAGTATTAGATAATGATATCGGATATATTAGAATTACTTCATTTGATACATCTTCGCATGATGAATTTAAAGATCATTTAAAAGAGCTCACAGATAAAAATATTAAAGGTTTAATAATTGATTTAAGAAATAACCCTGGCGGGTCACTTTATTCAGTTGATAAGATTGCTGATATGCTTTTAGGAGAGCAAGTAATAGTTTATACTGAAGATAGAGCAGGAAAAAAAGAATATTACAGATCTGATCCACGAAAAGTCAATGTTCCTATAGCAGTCCTTGTAAATAAGGGAAGTGCTAGTGCGTCAGAAATTCTTACAGGTGCAATAAAAGACTCTGGTTCAGGAACAATAATTGGAACACAAACTTATGGAAAGGGTGTAGTTCAAACAGTTAATCCGCTTGATGATGAAACAGGATTTAAACTTACTACTTCACAATATTTTACACCGAATGGAAATAATATTAATAAAATTGGTATTACACCAGATATTATAATTGAAAAAACAGACAAAGGTGACAACCAATTAGATAAAGCATTAGAAGTTATTAAAAATAAAATGATCAAATAATTATTGTATAATTATTTTAGGAGAAGTTAATGAAAAAAGTTATGAATATTCCATATATTAGATTGTTACCTATGGTAGTGATTTCAATATTAGCGTTTAAAATTATAAATCAAATGGGAGATGTTAGTAGGTATATTAATGCTTTTATTAATATATTAGTTCCATTCTTTTGGGCTTTTGCAATCGCTTTTATTGCTCATCCGTTGATGAGTAAAATTGAAAAAAAATTTAAAGTTTCGAGAAATATTAGCTTAATAATTGTATATACTATTTTGTTTAGTTTGTTAATTATGGTTATTTTATTTGTTTTACCAAGTATTGTAAAAAGTATAAAAGATATAATGGAAAATATTCCTATGTATGTTTCATCAATTGAAAATTTCTTGAAGACTAATTCTATTGATGTTTCACAGTTTAAGACTTTTGATGCATTCAAGAATTTTGATTACAAAAACATTGATAATACTCTTAAGAATTTAGAAAAGTATTTTAATGTTCTTTCAGGAGTTTTAACAAGTGTTATTAATGTTACTTCTAGTATATTTAAACTTTTAATTGGTGTTATTATTTCGATTTATTTATTAAAAGATAGAGAAAAATTTAAATTGTCTTTTAAAAAAACAATTTATGCTTTTTTAAAAAAAGATTTTGCTGAAAAAATAATACAACTAGGAAGAGAATCGAGGGATATATTTTCAAGTTTTTTTATGGGCAAATTATTGGATTCATTAATTATTGGAACTATAGCTTTTGTTGGATTTTTAATAATGGGTGCACCATATGCAACTCTTTTAGGACTTATTATAGGTATCACAAATATGATACCATATTTTGGACCATTTATTGGTGCAGTTCCAGTAGTACTTTTGGTGATATTTCAAAGTCCTATAACTGCCTTATATGCAGCGATATTTATACTAATATTACAACAGTTTGATGGATATATATTAGGGCCCAAAATACTAGGTGATTCAGTAGGTGTAACACCATTTTGGATAATACTTGCAATTATAATAGGCGGAGGCTTATTCGGAGTACTAGGAATGTTCCTTGGAGTACCAACATTTGCGGTTTTAAGAGTTCATTATCTAAAATATATAGATAAAACACTTGAATATAAAGGAATAAAAGAAATAAAATAACGTTATAGAAATATTTATTTTTGCAAGGTAGAATAAAATGTATATAAAATAATACTTCACACCAAAACTAGGTGTAAGTCGTATTATTTTATATACATTTTTATTAACAAGGTAAAGTCAAAAAATAGCCATCTAAAGTATGAAATTATGAATTTGTATTTAATTTATTAAGGTAAAAAGAGACGCCATGCACTTGTTTCTGGCATAAGATACCGTCATAAAAGTGTATGTTTTATAACCTGAGTTTGACACTTTTTAAAATACAAAACCAGCTATAACGTTGATTTATCAATATTTATCTGGTTTTGTATTTTGTTTTTTTGTGTTGTACGACAATTCTTTTTTCCAATTTCTAAGTTGTTCAATTCTGACTTTGCTATAATTTAATGATACGTCAAATAGTTTTTCTATATCTCTAAAAACGTCATTTTGTTTATTTAGTGAATATAATCCATTTCCAATTTTTCTGCACGTTGCATTTTTTAACGTTTCTTGTATTCTTCTAATTGAATATTTATTATCTAGTTTCATCTCTAATATTCTACTAATTAGAAGTGCTATGAAGCATACTAAAAAATGTCCTTCTATGTGGTCTTGATTTTTTACATAAACCGGTCTACCTTCTAAATCCGTTTTTAGCACTCTGAAACTTTCTTCTATTTTCCATAGTCCACGATATTTTTTTATAACTTCTTCATTATTAAGATCAAGTTCACTAGTTACTATTGTATAATAACCATCTAGACTTACGTCTCTTTTATATTTTTCTTCATCAAACTCTATATATGGCTCTATATCCTTTATTTCACCTGTTTTTTTATCTAGATTTTGTAACTTTAAATATTTTTTTATACCATAACTATTTGATGATTTATACTTTGATGGCGACTCTAAATATGTGGTAATTCTTTCTTCTAACTTTTCTCTTTTATGTTTTTCTCTATCATCAAAATTTTTTGACCAGAAACAAACTACTTTTTCTTTTAAAATAATTTTTTCTCCATTTTCATCTTTTGTTTCTCTTTCTCTAAAAAATGATTTTATTTTAAAGGTTCCATTTGGATTACATGCATAACCTTCATCTGATAATACTTCATCCATAAATGCTTTAGACGTACCTCTTATTTTCTGTGAAACGATGTAACCATCATTCTTAGATTTTAAATAAGCCAGATTTTTACCACTATTCAAACCTTTATCAGCAGTTAATATAACTCTTCCAAAGTTATATTGTTTTCTCATATTTTTAATGAATGGAATAAGTGTACTACTATCATGAGTATTACCAGGAAACAAATCATAAGCTATTGGTAAACCATTTGAATCTATAAGTAAACCCATTTGAACGATTGGCGTACTCTTTTTTTCTTTTGATGGTCCCTTTTTCTTTAAATCATCTTCTATTTCCGTTTCAAAATAATAATTTGTAACATCATAAAAAACAAGTGATGTATCTCGACCATAAGTCTCTGAAACTTTTTTATTTAAATGATTTTGTAAATCTATTTTTATTTCTGAAAGATTTGATAATGATTTGTAGACTGATTTTAAAGCTACATTAAATTCTTTAAAGTATTCATCCTGATGAGCTACAGTAGCTTTTTTACTCATTGGATTAAGTATTCTAGAAAAAGTAAGTAATCTCAGTATTTCATCAAGATCATATTTAAAGTTTTTTTCAAATTTATATTTTTTTATAAATTCAGCTATTTCAAGACTTTTATAGATGTTGTCTAAGAAAAAATATCCATAATTTTTATCTGTTTCTTGTTCAGAATTTGCCTTTAAAAGGTTATGAGTAATAACTACTTCGTTTTTTTTCATATTTTTAGCTTCAAATTTTAATTTTTCTAATATGTTTGGATCTTTAGCTTCTAATTCTTCTAAATTTCCATATTTTTTAATTGTTCTTTGTTTAGACTTACCAGTTTTATCTCTATATCCCTCAACTAAATAAACTTTTGTAAATTTAGATTTTTTACTTGTTGTTAATTTTATAAACATAAAAGTATCACCCATTATTATTATATCACATTGTAGCACACCGTACAACAAATTATTTTAAATTTCAGCATAAAAAAACGCCTAAAATTCAATCTTTAGACGTATTTTTTTTATTTTAAGTGTCAAACTCAGGAACGTTATAGAAATATTTATTTTTGCAAGGTAGAATAAAATGTATATAAAATAATACTTCACACCAAAACTAGGTGTAAGTCGTATTATTTTATATACATTTTTATTAACAAGGTAAAGTCAAAAAATAGCCATCTAAAGTATGAAATTATGAATTTGTATTTAATTTATTAAGGTAAAAAGAGACGCCATGCACTTGTTTCTGGCATAAGATACCGTCATAAAAGTGTATGTTTTATAAGGTAGAAAAAAATATGTATAAAATAATACGCCATGCACTTGTTTCTGGCATAAGATACCGTCATAAAAGTGTATGTTTTATAAGGTAGAAAAAAATATGTATAAAATAATACGCCATGCACTTGTTTCTGGCATAAGATACCGTCATAAAAGTGTATGTTTTATAAGGTAGAAAAAAATATGTATAAAATAATACGCCATGCACTTGTTTCTGGCATAAGATACCGTCATAAAAGTGTATGTTTTATAAGGTAGAAAAAAATATGTATAAAATAATACGCCATGCACTTGTTTCTGGCATAAGATACCGTCATAAAAGTGTATGTTTTATAAGGTAGAAAAAAATATGTATAAAATAATACGCCATGCACTTGTTTCTGGCATAAGATACCGTCATAAAAGTGTATGTTTTACAAGGTAGAAAAAAATATGTATAAAATAATACGCCTTACACCTGATTTTGGTGTGAAGTATTATTTTATACATATTTTTTTCCATTTGACGAAATATAAAAAAAATAATATAATAAAAAACGAACATATGTTTGATAAATGGAGTGTAATATGAATGAATTTAAAATAGTATCAGAATACAAACCTACGGGAGATCAACCTGAAGCAATTGAAAAATTAAGTGAAGACATTATTTCAGGGAAAAAATTTAATACCTTACTTGGTGTAACAGGATCAGGAAAGACATTTACTATTGCGAACGTTATAGAAAAAACACAAAAACCGACATTAGTTATAGCTCATAACAAAACGCTTGCCGCTCAGTTATGTAGTGAATTCAAAGAATTTTTTCCAGATAGTGCAGTTGAGTATTTTGTAAGTTATTATGACTATTATCAGCCTGAGGCTTATGTTGCTGCAAGAGATCTTTACATTGAAAAAGACGCATCAATTAATGATGAAATTGATAAGTTAAGGCATTCGGCAACTGCAGCACTTTTTGAGAGAAAAGATGTTATTATAGTTGCTTCTGTATCATGTATCTATGGTCTTGGTAATCCAATTGATTATAAAAATTTAGTCTTGTCTTTACGACCGGAAATGGAAAAAACAAGAGATGAAATAATTGAAAAATTAGTAGACATTCAATATTCAAGAAATGATATCAATTTCAAAAGGGGTACTTTCAGAGTTAGAGGTGACGTAATAGAAATATTTTCCGCTCAGTCGAGTGAAAAAGCTATTAGAATAGAAATGTTTGGAGATGAAATTGAAAAGATATGCGAAATTAATGTTATAACAGGAGAAATATTAGGATATAGAAATCATGTTTCGATTTTTCCGGCCTCTCATTATGTAACAACAAAAGAAAATATTGAAAGATCAATAATTGAAATAGAAAAAGAACTTGCAGAGACGATTAAAGCTTTTAAAGATGAAGGGATGTTAGTTGAAGCTCAAAGAATAGAGCAAAGAACCAATTATGATATTGAGATGCTTAGGGAGGTTGGCTTTTGTCAAGGTATTGAAAATTACTCTAGAATTATGGCAAACAGAAAACCTGGAAGCAGACCTTATACATTAATAGATTTTTTTCCTGACGATTTTTTAATAGTTATAGACGAATCACATGTATCGATTCCTCAAATAAGAGGAATGTACGGAGGCGATCAATCTAGAAAAACAAATTTAGTAGATTATGGATTCAGACTTCCATCGGCTAAAGACAATAGGCCACTTAACTTTACAGAATTTGAAAGTTTAATAAATCAAGTAGTATTTGTAAGCGCGACTCCAAATGTATATGAAAAGGAAAAAAGTGAGACTATAGTAGAACAAATAATTAGGCCAACTGGGCTTATTGACCCTACAATTGAAGTAAGAAAAATAAAAGGTCAAATTGATGATTTATATAATGAAATTCAGTTAAGAGTACAGAAAAATGAAAGAGTCCTTATAACAACTTTGACAAAAAAAATGTCAGAAGATTTAGCAAAATATTTTGAAGAAATGGATATGAAAGTTAAGTACCTCCATTCTGATATAAAAACTATGGAAAGAATGGAGATAATTAGAGATTTAAGACTTGGGAAGTTTGATGTTTTGATAGGAATCAATTTATTAAGAGAAGGTCTTGATATTCCAGAGGTTTCCTTAGTTGCAATTTTAGATGCAGATAAAGAAGGATTTTTAAGATCAGAAACTGCATTAGTACAAACTATTGGTAGAGCTGCTAGAAATGTAAATGGAAGAGTTATATTATATGCGGATAGGATTACAAAATCAATGAAATTTGCAATTGATGAAACTGAAAGAAGAAGAATTATTCAGAAAAAATACAATAAAGTAAATAACATTACTCCTACATCAATACTTAAAAATGTTAGGGATGTTATTGAAGCAACAAAAACAGTTGAAAACAATGAACTTTATAATTTTAATTTAGAAGAAAAAGAAATATTAAATGATATGTCTAAAGAAGAAATTATATCATTATTAGAAGAATTAGAAGGACAAATGTATGAAGAATCACAGAAGTTGGAATTTGAAAATGCAGCAAAATTAAGAGATAAAATTGAAGAGCTTAAGACAATGATATAGGAGAAAATAATGAGTAAAAAATATATTAGAGTTAAAGGTGCTAAAGAGCATAATCTTAAAAATATCGATATTGATATACCTCGTGATGAGTTTGTTGTTATAACTGGGCTAAGTGGATCAGGAAAATCTTCATTAGCTTTTGATACGATTTACGCTGAAGGTCAAAGAAGGTATGTAGAAAGTTTATCTTCTTATGCTAGACAATTTTTAGGGCAGATGGAAAAACCGGATGTTGAATATATAGAAGGTCTTTCTCCTGCTATATCAATTGATCAAAAAACTACCAATAGAAATCCACGTTCCACAGTTGGAACTGTAACAGAAATATATGATTATTTAAGACTGCTTTATGCGAGGATAGGTCTACCACATTGTCCGATTTGCGGAGAAATTATTGAACAGCAAAGTGTAGATCAAATTGTAGATAGCATTATGAAAATTAAAAGCGATACTAAAATTCAAATTATTGCACCAATAATTATAGGTAAAAAAGGTGAGCATAAAAATGAAATTGAAAAAATAAGAAAAGAGGGCTTTGTAAGAGTTAGAATTGACGGTGAACTTAAAGATATAAGTGAAGAGATTAAGCTCGATAAAAAAATTAAACACTCTATTGATATAATTGTTGATAGACTTAAAATTAAAGAAGGTATTGAAACAAGACTTACTGATTCTATAGAAACTGTTCTAAAATTAACTGAGAATCTTATAACAATTAATATTATCAATGAAGATAAAGATTTATCTTTTAATACTAAATTTGCATGTTCAAAACATGGAATAAGTTTAAGTGAACTTGAACCAAGAATTTTTTCCTTTAATGCTCCGTATGGTGCGTGCGAAAAATGTAAAGGACTTGGTTATGATTCTAAAGTTGATAAAGACTTAGTTATTCCGGACTACACATTATGTCTTAAAGAAGGTGCAATCGCACCCCTTGCAAATAGTGGAGAAGGAACTTATTACCTTCAACTAGTTACTACGGTATTGGTGGATAATGGTTATGATACTAGTACACCATTTAATAAGCTGCCCAAAAAAGTAATTAAAGAAATATTGTATGGAACGGGCAAAAGGGAACTTGAATTTAATTATGAGAGTAAATTTGGTGGAGTGAGAAAATATAAAGCTCCATATGAAGGTATGATTACAAATTTAGAAAGAAGATATAATGAAACAAATTCTGATTATATGCATAAAAAAATCGAAGAGTATATGAGTGTGGTTAAATGTGATAAATGTGGAGGAAAGAAGTTAAAAGATGAAGTGCTTGCGGTTACAATAGATGGAATAAATATATCTGATATAACAGAATATTCAGTTAGAGATTCTATTGAATTTTTTAAAAATTTAACAAACAACTTGAGCGTGAAAAATAATATAATCGCTGAACAAATTTTAAAGGAAATTAATGGACGACTTGAATTTCTTAAAAATGTTGGATTAGATTATTTGAATTTAGCAAGAACTGCTAAAACTCTTTCTGGAGGAGAGTCACAAAGAATCAGGTTAGCGACACAAATTGGATCAGGTCTTGTTGGAGTTCTTTACATTCTTGATGAGCCGAGCATAGGTCTTCACCAAAAGGATAATCACAAATTATTAGTAACACTTAGAAAATTGACTGATATTGGAAATACTCTTATTGTTGTCGAACATGATGAAGAAACTATTGCTAGTGCCGATCATATTATAGATATAGGCCCAGGTGCAGGTGAACATGGAGGTTATGTAATAGCAGAAGGCACTATTGATGATATTTTAGTAAATGAAAACTCTCTAACCGGTCAATATATGTCGGGAAAGAAAGTAATTGAAGTCCCAAAAAGAAGGAAACATAGAGATGAGTGGATTTCTGTAAAAGGTGCAAGTGAAAATAATCTTAAAAATATAGATGTAGATTTTCCATTAGGTGTTTTTACAGTAGTAACAGGTGTTTCAGGATCAGGTAAAAGCACATTAGTAAATGAAATACTATACAAATCTGTTGCAAATAAACTTTATAAAAGTAAAGCAAAACCGGGTAAACACACTGGAATTGAAGGACTTGATTTAATAGATAAAGTTATTGATATTGACCAGTCGCCAATAGGAAGGACTCCAAGGTCTAATCCTGCTACATATACAGGTGTATTTGATCATATAAGAGATATTTTTGCAAAAACAAAAGAAGCAAATAAAAGAGGCTATAAAAAAGGTCGATTTAGTTTTAATGTAAAAGGTGGAAGGTGCGAAACTTGTAAGGGCGATGGAATTATAAAAATTGAGATGCATTTTTTACCTGATGTTTATGTTCAGTGTGAAGTGTGTAAAGGAAAAAGGTACAATAGAGAAACACTAGAAGTGAAATACAAGGGTAAAAATATTTACGATATACTTAATATGACGGTTGAAGAAGCTTTAAGCTTTTTTGAAAATGTTCCACAAATAAAAAGAAAATTACAAACGCTTCACGATGTAGGACTTGATTATATTAAATTAGGTCAACCGTCGACTCAACTTTCGGGTGGAGAGGCTCAAAGGATAAAATTAGCATCGGAATTAAGCAAAAGAAGTACTGGACGAACGCTCTATATACTTGATGAACCAACAACAGGACTTCATATGGCAGATGTACACAATTTAATTGAAGTACTACAAAGACTGGTGGATACAGGAAATACTGTACTAATTATTGAGCATAATCTTGATATGATTAAATCATGCGATTACGTAATTGATCTTGGACCAGATGGTGGAGATAAAGGAGGAACCGTAGTAGTATGTGGAACACCAGAACATATTGCAGCGGATAAAGTTTCTTATACTGGAGAATATTTAAGAAAAGTGCTAAAACAAAATGGCATATAAGTAATATTATTTTAATTAACTGATAATATTAATATTTACATTAGGAGCAATATATGTTTGATATTAAAGAACAACTTAAAAAACTTCCCGATAAGCCAGGCGTTTATTTAATGAAAGATAAGAGAAACAATATTATATATGTTGGTAAGTCAAAATGTTTAAAGAATCGAGTGAGTTCATATTTTAGAGGGTTTAATTCACATGCTCCTAAAGTTCAAACTATGGTAGTAAATATTGAGGAATTTGAGTATATAATTACTGATACTGAAATGGAAGCACTTATTTTAGAGCAAACGCTAATAAAAAAATATAAACCAAGATTTAATATTGCACTAAAAGATGATAAACAATACCCTTATGTAAAAATAACGATTAAAGAAGATTATCCAAGAGTTTTTGTTACAAGAAGAGTTACAAAAGATAAATCACTTTATTTTGGTCCCTATACCAATGTTTATGCATTGAATCAAATGATGGAAATTATTCATAAAGTTTACCCGATTAGAAAATGTAATAAAAAACTTAAAAAATCGGGTGAAAGACCTTGTTTAAATTTTCATATAAAACAGTGTATCGGTCCATGCACTGGAAATGCAAACAAAGAGGAATATGATAAATATATACGAGAAATATCAGAAATTTTTAGTGGAAAGTACGAATTGCTCTTTGAGATTATTAAAAGTAAAATGACAAGTTATGCAGAAAAACTAAATTTTGAAAAAGCTGCTGAGTATAGAGATATAATGAATTCTATGAGGCTGCTTAGCGAAAAACAAAAGGCTGTTTCACCTGTCGATATAAATCAAGATGTATTTGGTTTATATAGCCTTAAAGATAAAACTTGTATAATGTGTTTTTTTGTAAGAGGTGGAAAAATAATTGGTAGAGAAAAATTTGTGATTGAAGAAACGCATAGAATTAAAAAAGAAACAATTTTATCAAAATTTGTTTTTCAATATTATTCCGGTGTTCAATTAGTTCCAAAAGAAATTTTACTTCCTTTTAAACTTGAGGATGGTGAGTTGTTTTCACAGTGGATTAACAATAAAACGAAAACAAAAGTTAATGTGATTATTCCTCAAAAAGGGGAAAAGAAAAAACTAATAAATATGGTTGTAAATAATGCAATAGAGTATTTAGATAAATTTGAAGATAGTATTAATATTAAATTAAATAATAATAAAAAAATAAATGATGACCTTAAAGAAATTTTAAATACGGATAATGTTTTTAGAATCGAATCCTATGATATTTCAAATATGTATGGTGTTTATTCGGTAGGATCTATGGTTGTTTATGAAGGACTTGAGAAAAAGAGAACTGACTATAGAAGATTTAAAATTAAAACAATTGAAGGTCCTAATGACTATGGTTCAATGCAAGAAATTTTATTTAGGCGATTTGAGAGAGGTATAGAGGAAAGGAAAAATATTGAAAGAAATTTTTCTTTGAATAAAGATAAATTTATAATTTTTCCTGATTTGTTATTAATAGATGGTGGTAAAGGTCATGTAAATGCAGTTTTGGAAATTTTAAGTGCGCTGAAATTAAATATACCCGTAATAGGTATGGTAAAAAATGATAAGCATCAAACGGAAAAATTATATTATAATAACAATTACTATAATTTGAAAGAAAAAAAAGAATTGTACAAATTTATTTATGGAGTGCAAGAAGAAGTACATAGATTTGCAATTAACTATCATAGAAATTTAAGAAGTAAAGAAATGACACAATCAATTCTTGAAGAGATAGATGGAATTGGTAAAATTAAACGCATGGAATTATTAAAAGAGTTTAAGTCAATTGAAAATATAAAAAATGCCAAAATATCTGAAT includes:
- a CDS encoding murein hydrolase activator EnvC family protein; its protein translation is MKKSRQFILVILMLSMVFMYSSFVFANADSDIELKQSELKNINNKLKEIEKSKTKLKKNKNEILNKINGIEDNVKNLEGELNLINNNVEKLTVGIADTENILKDATVKLEDKKTLVNDRLRIMYKSGSVGYMEVLLGAESFSDLLTRMDMIQKIYEHDKNMISYMKEQKNLIIEKKNKLSDEKIKYQELINDRETKKIQLSTSLKKLNSTQIKLKKDYSALEEQEDNLLKDANEVTNIIKKLKLAKNYVGGKMAWPTPGYTRITSPFGYRIHPITHKKKLHTGIDIAIPYGEKIYAAQSGTIIYAGWFGGYGKAVMIDHGGGYVTLYGHNSKLLVKVGQKVKRGEAISKCGTTGASTGPHLHFEVRENGKYVNPLKWVVPY
- a CDS encoding S41 family peptidase; the protein is MMKKRNAALIVVLSIILSAIVTFTFSNVVQIKMDDKVVLTKDDYNYLISLKNRYSKIEKLKAYIDKNYYIPVDDSVFQDAMIKGMFSSLNDPYSVYFDKKAFKDFNEQTSGKYAGIGIIVSINDDGLIEIISPIEDTPGEKAGLLPGDKIIKVNGVVVGKDNYAKAIDIMKGEPNTDVTITVSREGQDPFDLVITREIITVKAVKSKVLDNDIGYIRITSFDTSSHDEFKDHLKELTDKNIKGLIIDLRNNPGGSLYSVDKIADMLLGEQVIVYTEDRAGKKEYYRSDPRKVNVPIAVLVNKGSASASEILTGAIKDSGSGTIIGTQTYGKGVVQTVNPLDDETGFKLTTSQYFTPNGNNINKIGITPDIIIEKTDKGDNQLDKALEVIKNKMIK
- a CDS encoding AI-2E family transporter, whose protein sequence is MKKVMNIPYIRLLPMVVISILAFKIINQMGDVSRYINAFINILVPFFWAFAIAFIAHPLMSKIEKKFKVSRNISLIIVYTILFSLLIMVILFVLPSIVKSIKDIMENIPMYVSSIENFLKTNSIDVSQFKTFDAFKNFDYKNIDNTLKNLEKYFNVLSGVLTSVINVTSSIFKLLIGVIISIYLLKDREKFKLSFKKTIYAFLKKDFAEKIIQLGRESRDIFSSFFMGKLLDSLIIGTIAFVGFLIMGAPYATLLGLIIGITNMIPYFGPFIGAVPVVLLVIFQSPITALYAAIFILILQQFDGYILGPKILGDSVGVTPFWIILAIIIGGGLFGVLGMFLGVPTFAVLRVHYLKYIDKTLEYKGIKEIK
- a CDS encoding IS1634 family transposase → MFIKLTTSKKSKFTKVYLVEGYRDKTGKSKQRTIKKYGNLEELEAKDPNILEKLKFEAKNMKKNEVVITHNLLKANSEQETDKNYGYFFLDNIYKSLEIAEFIKKYKFEKNFKYDLDEILRLLTFSRILNPMSKKATVAHQDEYFKEFNVALKSVYKSLSNLSEIKIDLQNHLNKKVSETYGRDTSLVFYDVTNYYFETEIEDDLKKKGPSKEKKSTPIVQMGLLIDSNGLPIAYDLFPGNTHDSSTLIPFIKNMRKQYNFGRVILTADKGLNSGKNLAYLKSKNDGYIVSQKIRGTSKAFMDEVLSDEGYACNPNGTFKIKSFFRERETKDENGEKIILKEKVVCFWSKNFDDREKHKREKLEERITTYLESPSKYKSSNSYGIKKYLKLQNLDKKTGEIKDIEPYIEFDEEKYKRDVSLDGYYTIVTSELDLNNEEVIKKYRGLWKIEESFRVLKTDLEGRPVYVKNQDHIEGHFLVCFIALLISRILEMKLDNKYSIRRIQETLKNATCRKIGNGLYSLNKQNDVFRDIEKLFDVSLNYSKVRIEQLRNWKKELSYNTKKQNTKPDKY
- the uvrB gene encoding excinuclease ABC subunit UvrB, translated to MNEFKIVSEYKPTGDQPEAIEKLSEDIISGKKFNTLLGVTGSGKTFTIANVIEKTQKPTLVIAHNKTLAAQLCSEFKEFFPDSAVEYFVSYYDYYQPEAYVAARDLYIEKDASINDEIDKLRHSATAALFERKDVIIVASVSCIYGLGNPIDYKNLVLSLRPEMEKTRDEIIEKLVDIQYSRNDINFKRGTFRVRGDVIEIFSAQSSEKAIRIEMFGDEIEKICEINVITGEILGYRNHVSIFPASHYVTTKENIERSIIEIEKELAETIKAFKDEGMLVEAQRIEQRTNYDIEMLREVGFCQGIENYSRIMANRKPGSRPYTLIDFFPDDFLIVIDESHVSIPQIRGMYGGDQSRKTNLVDYGFRLPSAKDNRPLNFTEFESLINQVVFVSATPNVYEKEKSETIVEQIIRPTGLIDPTIEVRKIKGQIDDLYNEIQLRVQKNERVLITTLTKKMSEDLAKYFEEMDMKVKYLHSDIKTMERMEIIRDLRLGKFDVLIGINLLREGLDIPEVSLVAILDADKEGFLRSETALVQTIGRAARNVNGRVILYADRITKSMKFAIDETERRRIIQKKYNKVNNITPTSILKNVRDVIEATKTVENNELYNFNLEEKEILNDMSKEEIISLLEELEGQMYEESQKLEFENAAKLRDKIEELKTMI